One window of Gemmatimonadaceae bacterium genomic DNA carries:
- a CDS encoding response regulator yields the protein MNARILVIDDDPVVRGMLVEMLQRAGYDVDSAEDGRAGMRRFHEQPSALVITDVVMPEQEGLETLMQLRHSGRPVKVMAISGGGRVGPDAYLNSARTLGADAILAKPFGREELLEKVSALLST from the coding sequence ATGAACGCCCGGATTCTGGTGATCGATGACGACCCGGTGGTGCGCGGCATGCTGGTGGAGATGCTGCAGCGCGCCGGGTACGACGTGGATTCGGCGGAAGACGGGCGTGCCGGGATGCGGCGGTTTCACGAGCAACCTTCTGCCCTGGTGATCACCGATGTGGTGATGCCGGAGCAGGAGGGGCTCGAGACGCTGATGCAGCTGCGGCACAGTGGCCGCCCCGTGAAGGTGATGGCGATTTCGGGGGGCGGGCGGGTGGGACCGGACGCCTATCTCAACTCGGCGCGGACGCTCGGCGCCGACGCGATCCTGGCCAAGCCGTTCGGGCGGGAAGAGTTGCTGGAAAAGGTCTCGGCGCTGTTGTCGACCTGA
- a CDS encoding helix-turn-helix domain-containing protein, with protein sequence MSSTNQREAILSAAAQLFARFGYRKTSIEDVAKRVRIGKGTIYLYFASKEELFGEIAHQIWGNVLRELTAAVKRARTPEAKLRAYMRGRAHQLIRVTKDLKVQHDLALELQEAAAPYLKELWEAERALLEGILVEGNASNTFVVRHPHALALAMQTVVRGLERSMIDPQNGPEFRRAIDDLLDVLVRGITSSAGLIPDRA encoded by the coding sequence ATGAGTTCTACTAATCAGCGTGAAGCAATTCTCTCGGCCGCGGCGCAGCTCTTCGCTCGTTTCGGCTACCGGAAGACGTCCATCGAGGACGTCGCGAAGCGTGTGCGTATTGGAAAGGGCACGATCTACCTCTACTTCGCGAGCAAGGAAGAGCTGTTCGGCGAAATCGCGCACCAGATCTGGGGAAACGTATTGCGCGAACTAACCGCAGCCGTGAAACGTGCCCGGACGCCGGAGGCGAAGCTCCGAGCGTACATGCGAGGTCGCGCCCATCAGCTGATCCGTGTGACCAAGGACTTGAAGGTCCAGCATGACCTCGCCCTTGAGTTGCAGGAGGCGGCCGCTCCTTATCTCAAGGAGCTTTGGGAAGCGGAGCGAGCGTTGCTCGAGGGCATCCTCGTCGAGGGGAACGCGTCCAACACCTTCGTTGTGCGACATCCTCACGCCCTGGCACTCGCCATGCAAACCGTGGTGCGTGGGCTGGAGCGGTCGATGATCGACCCGCAGAATGGCCCCGAGTTTCGCCGGGCCATCGACGATCTCCTGGACGTGTTGGTCCGCGGAATTACCTCGAGTGCAGGTCTGATTCCCGACCGAGCATGA
- a CDS encoding efflux RND transporter periplasmic adaptor subunit: protein MKSREEKTVPACVGDTRIPCRRHLTTRSVFLAVAVAGAAACRGEQSAAPPLPLVELATAVVDGSGEDIVLSGTIEAERTTPLDFGVIGTIEELAVHEGQVVQRGQVLGRLKTRAYEDALAIAVAKADQAEDALRRLEPMHRNRTIADVKWVEVQTGVQQARHARSLAQKNLDDCVLRAPVDGTVTSRSAEPGMTTMPGRPVLVLVSTRVVRATAPVPSGKVARLRMGQVVSVLVDAVGTERSGEIVEIGVVADPLTRTYPVKVRLPNTDGALRVGMVAKLRVRIAGAASAVVVPREAVRVDGSGEPVVYVVRGDVVRYQPVEVAGYRGEYIAISRGLFAGDRVVTSGTPMLADGIKIRVAATPDSGARAR from the coding sequence ATGAAATCCAGAGAGGAAAAGACAGTGCCCGCATGCGTCGGCGACACGCGAATCCCCTGCCGGAGGCACTTGACCACTCGGTCGGTCTTTCTCGCCGTGGCCGTGGCCGGAGCGGCCGCCTGCCGCGGGGAGCAGTCCGCCGCACCGCCGCTGCCACTCGTGGAGTTGGCAACGGCGGTGGTTGACGGCTCAGGCGAAGATATTGTCCTGAGCGGTACCATCGAAGCCGAACGGACGACGCCGCTTGATTTTGGCGTCATTGGAACCATCGAGGAGCTTGCGGTTCACGAAGGCCAGGTTGTCCAACGCGGTCAGGTGCTGGGACGGCTCAAGACGCGCGCATACGAGGATGCCCTCGCGATCGCCGTCGCTAAGGCGGATCAGGCTGAGGATGCGCTTCGGCGGCTGGAACCCATGCATCGCAATCGCACGATCGCCGACGTGAAGTGGGTCGAGGTCCAGACGGGGGTGCAGCAAGCCAGGCACGCTCGCTCACTGGCCCAGAAGAACCTGGATGACTGCGTCTTGCGCGCGCCGGTCGATGGCACGGTCACCAGCCGGAGCGCGGAGCCCGGCATGACCACCATGCCTGGGCGACCGGTGCTCGTCCTTGTCTCCACTCGGGTCGTCCGTGCGACCGCGCCGGTGCCATCAGGGAAAGTCGCCCGCCTCCGGATGGGCCAGGTCGTCTCGGTCCTCGTGGATGCGGTCGGCACGGAGCGATCGGGGGAAATCGTCGAGATCGGAGTGGTCGCCGATCCGTTGACGAGGACCTACCCCGTGAAGGTACGCCTTCCCAACACTGATGGCGCCTTGCGCGTCGGCATGGTAGCCAAGCTCCGAGTGCGGATTGCGGGAGCCGCGAGCGCGGTGGTGGTTCCGCGTGAGGCAGTGCGGGTGGACGGCAGTGGAGAGCCCGTCGTCTACGTCGTTCGTGGGGACGTGGTTCGGTACCAGCCCGTCGAGGTCGCCGGTTACCGCGGCGAGTACATCGCCATCTCGCGGGGGCTCTTCGCTGGCGATCGCGTGGTCACGTCGGGCACGCCGATGCTGGCGGACGGCATCAAGATTCGCGTGGCTGCCACGCCAGACAGTGGAGCGCGCGCCCGATGA